Proteins encoded in a region of the Canis lupus familiaris isolate Mischka breed German Shepherd chromosome 1, alternate assembly UU_Cfam_GSD_1.0, whole genome shotgun sequence genome:
- the LOC100684931 gene encoding inactive serine/threonine-protein kinase TEX14-like isoform X5: MVPRGPAFAVSCPHETPEVIPARELTVRSPQMPSVRSHFPVELGSVRDPEAQVGRLHRLAVAGGPGWGLARLLRRVVQVDGENSAGQTGLFLSALLGRSSAVQLLLSFGANPNHRCLDGSTPVHAGAFSGRSLVMLHLLQAGGDLRLHDQQGRTPRDWAEQGGAKESRKVLELLELCRAHVSALVHGSQLVASASLGPWHAGSGRSPRGSLSLLWRARVDRVPRPVQIRRCPQIPALGFGQLSSLWPLGLATGIPLADPKELLPAQGEPDRTYESSSHTLMANLLWRGHPVTARQLKAPGTQPDVLLADLEHCSALHHPNLLLLMALSPSADLSGLCLLFEPVWLGSLHVVLHPRGPSQGRPCAVPGLLPGHLLLQVLEALLFLQARWRAHGGLSSHAVQLVRPGLAKVGGLEHGRPLHRRWLQPGPQQGYSREGPGPGLPPPPELYPWLPLELICGDTPAATSDLYSFCILAQEVFTGELPWAGREGPEVKAKLEAGESPTLDPLVPAPYQALVQAGLGLGPADRWGSLQNTRYLLREAMAQDSAPGVSSLMHGTTQCPVSQGFLPGPEDS; this comes from the exons ATGGTCCCCAGAGGTCCTGCCTTCGCTGTCTCCTGCCCGCATGAGACCCCGGAGGTGATCCCGGCCCGGGAGCTGACCGTCCGGAGCCCACAGATGCCCTCCGTGCGCTCCCACTTCCCGGTGGAGCTGGGCTCTGTTAGGGATCCAGAAGCCCAGGTGGGACGACTGCACCGCCTGGCTGTGGCCGGGGGCCCGGGCTGGGGCCTGGCCCGGCTCCTGCGGAGAG TCGTCCAGGTGGATGGTGAGAACTCTGCTGGGCAGACCGGGCTCTTCCTTTCGGCGCTGCTGGGCCGCAGCTCTGCCGTGCAGCTCTTGCTGTCCTTTGGCGCCAACCCCAACCA TCGCTGCCTCGATGGCAGCACCCCTGTGCACGCGGGCGCCTTCTCGGGCCGCAGCCTGGTGATGCTGCACCTGCTGCAGGCAGGGGGTGACCTGCGTCTACATGACCAGCAGGGCCGCACGCCTCGGGACTGGGCAGAGCAGGGTGGTGCGAAGGAGAGCCGGAAG GTGCTGGAACTGCTAGAGCTATGTCGAGCCCATGTATCTGCGCTCGTGCACGGCAGCCAGCTGGTGGCCAGTGCATCCCTGGGCCCGTGGCACGCTGGCTCTGGACGCAGCCCGCGTGGCTCCCTGTCCTTGCTGTGGCGGGCGCGCGTGGACAG GGTACCGAGGCCGGTGCAGATCAGAAGATGCCCCCAAATCCCAGCCTTGGGGTTTGGCCAG CTGAGCAGCCTATGGCCACTGGGGCTGGCAACAGGCATACCCCTCGCGGACCCCAAGGAGCTGCTGCCAGCCCAGGGCGAGCCCGACCGCACCTATGAGAGCAGCTCCCACACCCTCATGGCCAA CCTCCTGTGGAGGGGCCACCCCGTGACAGCTCGGCAGCTGAAGGCCCCGGGAACTCAGCCCGACGTGCTGTTGGCTGACCTTGAGCACTGCAG CGCCCTGCACCACCCCAACCTGTTGCTGCTGATGGCGCTGAGCCCCTCGGCGGACCTGTCGGGGCTGTGCTTGCTCTTCGAACCCGTgtggctgggctccctgcacgtgGTGCTGCACCCACGGGGGCCGAGCCAGGGGCGGCCGTGCGCCGTGCCGGGCCTGCTGCCTGGCCACCTGCTGCTGCAGGTGCTGGAGGCCCTGCTGTTCCTGCAGGCGCGCTGGCGGGCCCATGGCGGCCTCAGCTCCCACGCTGTGCAGCTGGTACGGCCGGGCCTGGCCAAGGTGGGCGGCCTAGAGCATGGGCGCCCCCTGCACCGGCGCTGGCTGCAGCCCGG GCCACAGCAGGGCTACTCTCGGGAAGGCCCAGGCCCGGGGCTGCCCCCGCCTCCCGAACTGTACCCGTGGCTGCCACTTGAGCTCATCTGCGGTGACACGCCTGCGGCCACCTCGGATCTCTACAGCTTTTGCATCCTGGCCCAGGAGGTCTTCACTG GAGAGCTGCCCTGGGCTGGGAGAGAGGGGCCTGAGGTGAAGGCTAAGTTGGAGGCAGGTGAGAGCCCGACCCTGGACCCCCTGGTGCCGGCCCCCTACCAGGCCCTGGttcaggctgggctgggcctaGGGCCCGCTGACCGCTGGGGCAGCCTGCAGAACACTCGATACCTGCTGCGGGAGGCCATGGCCCAG GACTCAGCTCCTGGGGTGAGCTCTCTGATGCACGGGACCACACAGTGCCCTGTGTCTCAGGGTTTCCTCCCAG GCCCTGAAGACTCCTGA
- the LOC100684931 gene encoding inactive serine/threonine-protein kinase TEX14-like isoform X6, translating to MLHLLQAGGDLRLHDQQGRTPRDWAEQGGAKESRKVLELLELCRAHVSALVHGSQLVASASLGPWHAGSGRSPRGSLSLLWRARVDRVPRPVQIRRCPQIPALGFGQLSSLWPLGLATGIPLADPKELLPAQGEPDRTYESSSHTLMANLLWRGHPVTARQLKAPGTQPDVLLADLEHCSALHHPNLLLLMALSPSADLSGLCLLFEPVWLGSLHVVLHPRGPSQGRPCAVPGLLPGHLLLQVLEALLFLQARWRAHGGLSSHAVQLVRPGLAKVGGLEHGRPLHRRWLQPGPQQGYSREGPGPGLPPPPELYPWLPLELICGDTPAATSDLYSFCILAQEVFTGELPWAGREGPEVKAKLEAGESPTLDPLVPAPYQALVQAGLGLGPADRWGSLQNTRYLLREAMAQDSAPGVSSLMHGTTQCPVSQGFLPETLYCEVAPRAKTTPKPVSPVMSLGPSPCQALKTPEVTGHCRVQRATVWDSGSSLTLGSGPSPCPILYPGSSPTARVSLHRCLEPSSTAPSPELITGGLFSSLQKMDLLEEILAELQGGYQLGDKPSLNPALDTDS from the exons ATGCTGCACCTGCTGCAGGCAGGGGGTGACCTGCGTCTACATGACCAGCAGGGCCGCACGCCTCGGGACTGGGCAGAGCAGGGTGGTGCGAAGGAGAGCCGGAAG GTGCTGGAACTGCTAGAGCTATGTCGAGCCCATGTATCTGCGCTCGTGCACGGCAGCCAGCTGGTGGCCAGTGCATCCCTGGGCCCGTGGCACGCTGGCTCTGGACGCAGCCCGCGTGGCTCCCTGTCCTTGCTGTGGCGGGCGCGCGTGGACAG GGTACCGAGGCCGGTGCAGATCAGAAGATGCCCCCAAATCCCAGCCTTGGGGTTTGGCCAG CTGAGCAGCCTATGGCCACTGGGGCTGGCAACAGGCATACCCCTCGCGGACCCCAAGGAGCTGCTGCCAGCCCAGGGCGAGCCCGACCGCACCTATGAGAGCAGCTCCCACACCCTCATGGCCAA CCTCCTGTGGAGGGGCCACCCCGTGACAGCTCGGCAGCTGAAGGCCCCGGGAACTCAGCCCGACGTGCTGTTGGCTGACCTTGAGCACTGCAG CGCCCTGCACCACCCCAACCTGTTGCTGCTGATGGCGCTGAGCCCCTCGGCGGACCTGTCGGGGCTGTGCTTGCTCTTCGAACCCGTgtggctgggctccctgcacgtgGTGCTGCACCCACGGGGGCCGAGCCAGGGGCGGCCGTGCGCCGTGCCGGGCCTGCTGCCTGGCCACCTGCTGCTGCAGGTGCTGGAGGCCCTGCTGTTCCTGCAGGCGCGCTGGCGGGCCCATGGCGGCCTCAGCTCCCACGCTGTGCAGCTGGTACGGCCGGGCCTGGCCAAGGTGGGCGGCCTAGAGCATGGGCGCCCCCTGCACCGGCGCTGGCTGCAGCCCGG GCCACAGCAGGGCTACTCTCGGGAAGGCCCAGGCCCGGGGCTGCCCCCGCCTCCCGAACTGTACCCGTGGCTGCCACTTGAGCTCATCTGCGGTGACACGCCTGCGGCCACCTCGGATCTCTACAGCTTTTGCATCCTGGCCCAGGAGGTCTTCACTG GAGAGCTGCCCTGGGCTGGGAGAGAGGGGCCTGAGGTGAAGGCTAAGTTGGAGGCAGGTGAGAGCCCGACCCTGGACCCCCTGGTGCCGGCCCCCTACCAGGCCCTGGttcaggctgggctgggcctaGGGCCCGCTGACCGCTGGGGCAGCCTGCAGAACACTCGATACCTGCTGCGGGAGGCCATGGCCCAG GACTCAGCTCCTGGGGTGAGCTCTCTGATGCACGGGACCACACAGTGCCCTGTGTCTCAGGGTTTCCTCCCAG AGACCCTGTACTGTGAGGTGGCTCCCAGAGCCAAGACCACACCCAAGCCTGTGTCCCCTGTGATGTCCCTAGGCCCCTCCCCATGCCAG GCCCTGAAGACTCCTGAGGTCACAGGCCACTGCAGAGTCCAGAGGGCCACTGTCTGGGACTCAGGCAGCAGCTTGACTCTAGGCAGTGGCCCAAGTCCCTGTCCCATCCTCTACCCAGGCTCCAGCCCCACAGCCAGGGTCAGCCTGCACCGCTGCCTGGAGCCCAGCTCAACA GCCCCCAGTCCTGAGCTGATCACAGGAGGTCTCTTCTCCAGCCTGCAGAA GATGGACCTGCTGGAGGAGATCTTAGCAGAGCTGCAAGGTGGATACCAACTTGGAGACAAGCCCAGCCTCAACCCTGCTCTTGACACAGATTCTTAG